In the genome of Myroides phaeus, one region contains:
- a CDS encoding transposase: MSRKQKYNFEFKLRLVTIILEGKDSMKGLSRSEKISEFNLYFWFKLYEVYGEQGLRGISQNKFTIEEKVHIIQEHQNSDLSLTDTCVRYRISNPSVLFQWIRKFKSEGFKGLEDNRGVHLKKNKTITSMTKKSAIPGIKSSMTDLEKLKIENEYLRAEIAYLKKLEALAQSKQAKKKKP; the protein is encoded by the coding sequence ATGAGTAGAAAACAGAAATACAATTTTGAATTTAAGTTACGTTTAGTAACTATTATTTTGGAAGGGAAAGACAGTATGAAGGGACTTTCTCGATCAGAAAAAATCAGTGAGTTTAACCTTTATTTTTGGTTTAAACTATATGAAGTTTATGGAGAACAAGGATTACGTGGAATCTCCCAAAACAAATTCACTATAGAAGAAAAAGTTCATATTATTCAGGAGCATCAAAATAGTGATTTATCTTTGACAGATACCTGTGTTAGATATAGAATCTCAAATCCTTCTGTCTTATTCCAATGGATAAGAAAATTTAAAAGTGAGGGATTTAAAGGTTTAGAAGATAATCGGGGTGTACATTTAAAGAAAAATAAAACAATTACCTCAATGACAAAGAAAAGCGCTATTCCTGGAATCAAAAGTTCAATGACTGATTTAGAAAAATTGAAAATTGAAAATGAATATTTACGTGCAGAAATTGCTTATCTAAAAAAGTTGGAAGCCTTGGCTCAAAGCAAACAAGCCAAAAAGAAAAAGCCGTAA
- a CDS encoding chloride channel protein, with protein sequence MKIINLPKIKYYANQVFKYSEGILFFLKSILNNRQFLYLSCVLVGASSAIAVIILKYFAHSVFRFTSYIDSLSHLPYTNSILPIIGILLTVFIVNKFLNGSIEKGTYQIMIAVAKKSGIMPRKQMYSQIITSSLTVGMGGSLGLESPIAITGAAFGSNYAQNYKLNYKDRILLLGCGVAAGVSAAFNAPIAGVLFAIEIILVDISVSAFIPIMISAATGTIVSNLIIKEDILLSFKHQLMFDTGNTAYYVLLGILSGLFCVYHARMFRKTEHFISSFAGSIYKKALLGASLLAVLIFLFPTLFGEGYESIKILTSESPQDILNNTLLAKFSSNQWVLVLFVLGAALVKTFAAGLTMGSGGNGGNFAPSLFVGSYLGFALSKMLQIVGLKEIPVQNFTVVGMAGVISGLFHAPLTGIFLIAEITGGYGLMVPLLIVSSISFAISKQMEKYSMDIKSIANSGMVFTSDKDSNILSTIVAQDYIKKEIKTITLNNTTADVVNLFSNTDQTFIPVLDDDEKILGIINLNHVRGIIFSNFHTKFTPLKDLIESPITVSYNDSTKIIMQIFETNNLDFVLVQYHKKYVGYIIKSDLLEAYRKNLKSLLID encoded by the coding sequence ATGAAAATTATTAATCTACCAAAAATAAAGTATTACGCTAACCAAGTTTTTAAATATTCAGAGGGAATATTATTCTTCCTAAAGTCTATCTTAAACAACAGGCAATTTTTATACCTTTCCTGTGTGTTAGTAGGAGCATCTTCAGCAATTGCGGTTATTATACTTAAGTATTTTGCCCACTCTGTTTTTCGCTTCACTTCTTATATTGATAGTTTATCTCACCTACCGTACACCAACAGTATCTTGCCTATCATCGGTATCTTGCTAACGGTTTTTATCGTTAATAAATTCTTGAATGGTTCGATTGAAAAAGGGACTTATCAGATTATGATTGCGGTAGCTAAGAAGTCGGGAATTATGCCCCGCAAACAAATGTACTCACAGATTATTACCAGTTCACTTACCGTTGGTATGGGAGGTTCACTGGGATTGGAGTCGCCTATTGCGATTACTGGTGCGGCATTTGGTTCTAATTATGCTCAAAACTACAAGCTAAATTATAAAGATAGAATACTCTTATTAGGGTGTGGGGTGGCCGCAGGGGTTTCTGCTGCCTTCAATGCACCTATTGCTGGGGTATTGTTTGCTATTGAAATCATCTTGGTAGATATTTCTGTTTCGGCTTTTATTCCAATTATGATTTCAGCTGCAACGGGTACGATTGTTTCTAACCTAATCATTAAAGAAGACATCTTATTATCGTTTAAACACCAATTGATGTTTGACACTGGTAATACGGCGTACTATGTATTGTTGGGAATCTTATCTGGTCTTTTTTGTGTGTATCACGCGAGAATGTTTAGAAAAACAGAACACTTCATTTCAAGTTTTGCTGGTAGTATATACAAGAAAGCACTATTAGGAGCCTCGCTTTTAGCTGTTTTAATCTTCTTATTCCCTACGCTATTTGGAGAGGGATATGAGAGCATTAAAATCTTGACAAGTGAGTCGCCTCAAGATATATTAAACAATACATTGTTAGCTAAATTCTCATCTAACCAATGGGTATTAGTACTTTTTGTATTAGGAGCAGCTTTAGTGAAAACCTTTGCCGCTGGTTTAACAATGGGTAGTGGTGGTAATGGAGGTAACTTTGCTCCTTCTCTATTTGTAGGGTCTTACTTAGGGTTCGCTTTGTCTAAGATGTTACAAATCGTAGGGTTAAAAGAAATACCAGTGCAAAACTTTACCGTAGTAGGTATGGCGGGAGTTATTAGTGGACTATTCCACGCTCCGTTAACGGGTATTTTCTTAATTGCTGAAATTACGGGAGGGTACGGATTAATGGTTCCCCTATTAATCGTATCGTCAATAAGCTTTGCAATTTCTAAGCAAATGGAGAAATACTCAATGGATATTAAGTCGATTGCTAATTCTGGAATGGTGTTTACATCAGACAAGGATTCGAATATCTTATCTACTATTGTGGCGCAAGATTACATTAAAAAAGAGATAAAAACGATTACATTAAACAATACCACAGCTGATGTGGTTAACTTGTTTTCAAATACGGATCAAACATTTATTCCGGTATTAGATGATGACGAAAAAATACTGGGAATTATCAATTTAAACCACGTTAGAGGAATTATTTTTAGCAACTTCCACACGAAGTTTACTCCGTTAAAAGATTTGATTGAAAGCCCGATTACAGTGTCTTATAACGATTCAACTAAAATTATAATGCAAATATTTGAAACTAATAACCTTGATTTTGTATTAGTTCAATACCATAAGAAGTATGTTGGGTATATTATTAAGTCTGACTTATTGGAGGCTTATCGTAAAAATCTAAAGTCATTACTGATTGATTAA
- a CDS encoding ACP phosphodiesterase, translating to MNFLAHIYLSGEDEFLKIGNFVADSVRGKNYLDYPTRIQQGIILHREIDTYTDAHPIWRTSKKLLVPRYNHYAAVIVDMYYDHFLAKNWHLFSAIPLPEYAATFYKSLQDNFEVLPERVQKFLHIMVDENWLVKYSSIEGLKYILTQMDRRTKNVSKMQFATEELLLHYTILEEHFLSFMTALQEHLVSFEKTDRFLLK from the coding sequence ATGAATTTCTTAGCACACATTTATCTATCGGGAGAAGACGAGTTTTTAAAAATTGGAAACTTTGTTGCAGATAGTGTGCGTGGTAAGAATTATTTGGATTACCCTACTCGCATTCAACAGGGAATTATACTGCATCGGGAAATAGACACCTATACAGATGCACATCCTATTTGGCGAACGAGTAAAAAACTATTAGTTCCGCGATATAACCATTACGCCGCTGTTATTGTAGATATGTATTACGACCATTTTTTAGCTAAAAACTGGCACCTATTCTCTGCAATACCACTGCCTGAATATGCTGCTACTTTTTACAAGTCGCTACAAGACAACTTTGAGGTGCTTCCTGAGCGAGTACAGAAGTTTTTACATATTATGGTAGATGAAAATTGGTTGGTAAAATACAGTAGTATCGAAGGATTAAAATACATATTAACGCAAATGGATCGACGAACAAAAAACGTTTCTAAGATGCAGTTTGCAACAGAAGAATTGCTATTACATTACACTATATTAGAAGAACACTTTTTGTCATTTATGACAGCCTTACAAGAGCATTTAGTATCGTTTGAAAAAACAGATCGCTTTTTATTGAAATAG